In Mytilus trossulus isolate FHL-02 chromosome 6, PNRI_Mtr1.1.1.hap1, whole genome shotgun sequence, a single window of DNA contains:
- the LOC134722351 gene encoding uncharacterized protein LOC134722351, translating into MENFQQFSMYPQCSVSGVNTYVNNTENMNMNSELCYGHVRTVSNDTDNFTHMRKRSLSNQDMQYLSDNDSMNKRLKKSIVSPQSNTPPTIEVEPPTRLELLIIQLSTNLNTVSEKLEKRIDELETNFEQKITEKISEKVSIMIDEKLKQNIDTVREEVKADMLALTETFLRKDEKLNIPGYTFFGNNRKTINRNANRGSGGVGVLVKDEIYNSYTFETLDSEVDGILWIKMRSKIDVLSLCIAICYLPPAESCRALDHRVFFQTLLEQVYTYQNMGRIVICGDFNSRVGRNLDYIEGVDNIKPRSVVDFTDNHQGDAFINFLSDANFAMLNGRFGDNDFTYISPTGRSVVDYVCVPYEDMECILDFKIMPMSNIINELNVMPDRIPDHSLMYCDILLPKAVSNASYCDRNTTGLKRKFKVSALPSDFLNNEEITELINDTISTIENSIQINENIQLAYDQFQSLIKSEMENKLPVHETDYNRSDKRKKSMFKPYWNDILRDQWNKVCMSERKWLKHSGSNSEKRKLKDCYCTERKQFDRMNRKFKRRYQNNERQKLVDKLYSSNQRDFWRSIGKVGICNERKSCIPSAVVNEDGTIETDKVNVLDRWKEDFRQLFNSDENNEETNPQSTESQNANRDKTELNEPITREEVITAVTRAKVRKATGIDDIPAEVLKNDTAIELLYQIISGCFQLGKVPLEWTRGIINPILKPNADDERKPLNYRGITLISVPSKIYCIILNQRLSKWLEDNDHLCEEQNGFRKGRSCEEHIQALYLTLNDRKISRLSTHVCFIDMRKPFDTVNRTLLWHKLQALGIYGSFLKAIQSLYTDVKCTVRLNDDLTPWFNVANGVKQGCILSPTLFSVYINDLAEHINALNCGVRIDDTMLSILLYADDIALIAPDENSLQQMLNVVTEWCETWKLSVNADKKKVVHFRPQSIAISEYSFECSGHNIMKIDSYKYLGIWLDEHLTFRKNARELSKSASRALGALCGKVVAAGGMTHGVYTKLYSTVVEPILLYGSGIWGTKTFSEITSVQNRACKYFLSVGKNTSNLSSRGDMGWTSCETKQRKSCTRLLCKLYKLDETRMLSKIWKYSARRRKGWTFMVNKLIDKIDMDFFYTLF; encoded by the exons ATGGAAAACTTTCAACAATTTTCCATGTACCCACAATGTAGTGTTAGTGGCGTGAATACATATGTAAACAATACCGAGAATATGAATATGAACAGTGAATTATGTTATGGCCACGTTAGAACAGTAAGTAATGATACTGACAATTTTACACACATGAGAAAAAGAAGTCTCTCAAACCAAGATATGCAATATTTATCTGATAATGATTCAATGAATAAACGACTGAAGAAATCGATAGTTTCTCCCCAATCGAACACACCGCCAACAATAGAAGTAGAACCCCCTACTAGATTAGAATTGCTTATAATCCAATTATCTACAAACTTAAACACAGTGAGTGAAAAGCTAGAAAAGAGAATAGATGAACTTGaaacaaattttgaacaaaagATTACcgaaaaaatatcagaaaaggTTTCAATAATGATTGATGAAAAGCTAAAACAGAATATAGATACAGTTAGAGAAGAAGTAAAAGCTGACATGTTAg CCTTAACCGAAACATTTCTACGAAAAGACGAAAAGTTGAACATTCCGGGGTATACTTTCTTTGGCAACAATCGGAAAACTATAAACAGAAATGCTAATCGAGGATCAGGTGGCGTTGGCGTTTTAGTGAAGGATGAAATTTACAATAGCTACACTTTCGAAACTTTGGACTCTGAAGTTGACGGAATTTTATGGATTAAAATGAGATCAAAAATAGATGTTTTAAGTTTATGCATTGCGATTTGTTACCTACCCCCAGCCGAGTCGTGTAGAGCGTTGGACCATCgtgtattttttcaaactttattaGAACAAGTGTATACATACCAAAACATGGGAAGAATTGTTATTTGTGGCGACTTCAACTCTCGAGTAGGACGAAATTTAGATTATATCGAAGGTGTTGATAACATTAAACCCCGAAGTGTGGTAGACTTTACAGATAATCATCAAGGTGatgcttttataaattttcttagTGACGCTAATTTTGCGATGTTAAATGGTCGCTTCGGTGACaatgattttacatatatttcacCAACTGGACGTTCAGTGGTCGATTATGTCTGCGTGCCATATGAAGATATGGaatgtattttagattttaaaataatgccGATGTCGAACATAATTAACGAACTAAATGTCATGCCTGATAGGATCCCAGATCATTCTTTAATGTATTGTGACATTTTATTGCCGAAGGCAGTTAGCAATGCGAGTTATTGTGATCGTAATACAACAGGATTAAAACGAAAATTTAAAGTGTCTGCATTACCGAGTGATTTTCTTAACAATGAGGAGATAACTGAATTGATCAACGATACTATTAGCACTATagaaaattcaattcaaataaatgaaaacattcaaTTGGCCTATGACCAGTTCCAATCTTTGATAAAAAGCgaaatggaaaataaattacctgtgCATGAAACAGATTATAACAGAAGTGATAAGCGTAAAAAGTCTATGTTTAAACCGTATTGGAACGATATTCTGCGTGACCAATGGAATAAAGTATGTATGTCTGAaagaaaatggttaaaacatTCCGGTTCAAACAGTGAAAAGCGCAAATTAAAAGATTGTTATTGTACAGAACGAAAACAATTTGATCGAATGAACCGTAAATTTAAAAGACGATATCAGAATAACGAACGACAAAAACTAGTAGATAAACTCTATTCAAGTAACCAACGTGATTTCTGGCGATCAATCGGGAAAGTAGGAATATGCAACGAACGGAAATCTTGTATACCTAGCGCTGTTGTAAATGAAGATGGAACTATAGAAACGGACAAAGTTAACGTTTTAGATCGGTGGAAGGAAGATTTTAGACAACTATTTAACTCCGATGAAAACAACGAAGAAACGAATCCACAATCAACGGAAAGTCAAAATGCCAATCGGGATAAAACGGAATTAAATGAACCGATCACTAGAGAGGAAGTGATAACGGCCGTAACCAGAGCAAAGGTCCGAAAAGCTACAGGTATCGATGATATTCCCGCGGAAGTACTTAAAAATGACACAGCAATAGAACTACTGTACCAAATAATAAGTGGATGTTTTCAGCTCGGAAAAGTCCCATTAGAATGGACAAGGGGAATAATTAATCCAATATTGAAACCGAACGCAGACGATGAACGTAAACCACTTAACTACCGTGGAATAACATTGATATCAGTGCCATCTAAAATATACTGTATTATTCTCAATCAACGTCTTAGTAAGTGGCTAGAAGATAACGATCATTTATGCGAAGAACAAAATGGCTTCCGCAAGGGTAGAAGTTGTGAAGAACACATCCAAGCGTTATACCTGACTTTGAATGATAGAAAAATATCTCGACTGTCCACACATGTATGCTTTATCGACATGCGAAAACCGTTTGATACCGTAAATAGAACACTACTATGGCACAAACTACAAGCCTTGGGAATATACGGAAGCTTTCTTAAAGCGATACAGTCACTTTACACTGACGTCAAATGCACTGTCCGATTAAATGATGACTTAACCCCTTGGTTTAACGTAGCGAACGGAGTAAAACAAGGATGTATTCTGTCACCAACTCTTTTTTCCGTTTATATAAACGACTTAGCAGAACATATCAACGCGCTGAATTGTGGTGTACGTATAGACGATACTATGTTGAGCATTTTACTATATGCTGATGATATAGCATTGATAGCACCGGATGAAAACAGTCTGCAGCAAATGCTGAACGTTGTTACGGAATGGTGTGAAACATGGAAACTCTCCGTTaatgcagataaaaaaaaagttgttcaTTTTCGTCCTCAATCAATAGCGATATCCGAGTATAGTTTTGAATGTAGTGGACACAACATAATGAAAATAGATTCATACAAGTATCTTGGAATATGGTTAGACGAGCATCTAACATTTCGGAAGAACGCGAGAGAACTGTCAAAATCAGCCAGTAGAGCATTAGGTGCATTGTGCGGTAAAGTTGTGGCTGCTGGTGGAATGACACATGGCGTTTACACGAAGCTTTATTCAACAGTTGTTGAGCCGATACTTTTGTATGGAAGTGGAATATGGGGAACAAAGACTTTCAGTGAAATAACATCTGTACAGAACCGTGCgtgtaaatattttctatccGTCGGTAAAAACACTTCAAATTTATCCTCTCGAGGGGATATGGGTTGGACATCTTGTGAAACCAAACAGAGGAAGTCCTGCACACGTCTATTGTGCAAGTTATATAAATTGGACGAAACGAGAATGTTGAgcaaaatttggaaatattCGGCCCGTCGACGCAAAGGATGGACATTCATGGTAAACAAACTGATAGACAAGATTGATATggactttttttatacattgttttga